From Alcaligenes faecalis, the proteins below share one genomic window:
- a CDS encoding glutathione S-transferase family protein, translated as MKLLASLTSPYARKVRVVMAEKKLDYELILEDVWADDSDILKHNPLGKVPCLIMDDQASLFDSRVIVEYLDTLSPVGRLIPQAGRDRAAVKCWEAIADGLLDACVAIVVEKRRPEEMRLPAWIDRQNSKITAALQSMNNTLGDQSFCMGTSFSLADIAVGCALGYLDLRFPELDWRSQYGNLQRLDEKLQARPSFASTLPPTQ; from the coding sequence ATGAAACTTCTAGCTTCCCTCACCAGCCCATACGCGCGCAAAGTGCGTGTTGTCATGGCGGAAAAAAAGCTCGACTACGAGCTGATTCTGGAGGATGTGTGGGCCGATGACAGCGATATTCTGAAACACAATCCACTGGGCAAAGTCCCCTGTCTGATTATGGATGATCAGGCAAGCTTGTTTGACTCCCGCGTGATCGTCGAGTATCTGGATACCCTCTCGCCCGTCGGCCGTCTGATTCCCCAAGCCGGACGTGATCGCGCTGCGGTTAAATGCTGGGAAGCCATTGCCGATGGCTTGCTTGATGCCTGCGTTGCCATCGTGGTGGAAAAACGCCGTCCCGAAGAAATGCGCCTGCCCGCCTGGATTGACCGCCAAAACAGCAAGATCACCGCCGCCCTGCAATCCATGAACAACACCTTGGGTGACCAGTCCTTTTGCATGGGCACCAGCTTTAGCCTGGCCGATATTGCCGTAGGCTGCGCACTGGGTTATCTGGATCTGCGCTTTCCTGAACTGGACTGGCGCTCGCAGTACGGCAATCTGCAACGCCTGGATGAAAAACTCCAAGCGCGCCCCTCGTTTGCCAGCACCTTACCGCCTACGCAGTGA
- a CDS encoding sulfite exporter TauE/SafE family protein encodes MDPILVISLLVLGAGIGLAAGLLGIGGGMILVPFLTFLLPLFGVPQELAVHASIATAMATILFTSLSSVRAHHKHGAIRWDVVKVMVPGLIVGGLLSGGAIFAMINSTALAIVFGVFVLYSASKMARKSAPVQGRSLPAPFWIAAMGALIGFVSGLLGAGGAFLSVPFMLRGNVPVRQAVATSAALGFFIALANSVGYIWSGQATFGSHPGMIGFIYWPALLIVSATSICTAPLGASLAHKIDQVTLKRIFAGMLTVLAIYMITQATTQA; translated from the coding sequence ATGGATCCCATTCTTGTCATCAGTTTGCTGGTGCTGGGTGCCGGTATCGGGTTGGCCGCGGGTCTGCTGGGGATTGGCGGGGGCATGATTCTGGTGCCGTTCCTGACCTTCCTGCTGCCGCTGTTTGGTGTGCCGCAAGAGCTGGCCGTGCATGCGTCCATTGCCACGGCCATGGCCACGATTCTGTTCACTTCCTTGTCCAGTGTGCGGGCGCACCATAAACATGGCGCCATCCGTTGGGACGTGGTCAAGGTGATGGTGCCCGGTTTGATCGTGGGCGGGCTGCTGTCGGGCGGCGCGATTTTTGCCATGATCAACAGCACGGCGCTGGCGATTGTGTTCGGTGTGTTCGTCTTGTATTCGGCCTCTAAAATGGCGCGCAAGTCGGCCCCAGTGCAAGGCCGCTCCCTGCCTGCTCCATTCTGGATTGCTGCCATGGGAGCCTTGATCGGCTTTGTCTCAGGTCTGTTAGGCGCAGGCGGGGCCTTCTTGTCCGTGCCCTTCATGTTGCGCGGTAATGTGCCCGTTCGGCAGGCCGTCGCTACTTCGGCTGCCTTGGGCTTTTTCATCGCCCTGGCCAATAGCGTGGGCTATATCTGGTCCGGACAGGCCACCTTCGGCAGCCATCCCGGGATGATTGGCTTTATCTACTGGCCTGCCTTGTTGATTGTTTCGGCCACCAGTATTTGTACGGCTCCCTTGGGCGCCAGCCTGGCCCACAAAATTGACCAGGTGACGCTCAAGCGTATCTTTGCCGGCATGTTGACCGTGCTGGCAATCTACATGATTACGCAGGCCACCACACAGGCTTGA
- the purB gene encoding adenylosuccinate lyase produces the protein MHIADTLSTLNALSPLDGRYGSRTAPLRGLLSEAAFMWHRVEVEVAWLIGLSDAGLPELPAFSAQAREVLKSLVQNFSEDDAARIKAIERTTNHDVKAVEYWLKEKVADHAELSAAAEFIHFSCTSEDINNTSHALMLTRAREQVILPQLQEVCDAIKAQARLHAEQPLLSRTHGQPASPSTMGKEFANVAARLQNAISAIAAVQPLAKLNGATGNYNAHFSAYPEIDWPAFSKKVLNGLGLTQNVYTIQIEPHDWMAALFDAIARANTILLDFNRDVWGYISLGYFKQRLKEGEIGSSTMPHKVNPIDFENSEGNLGLANAMLRHLSEKLPISRWQRDLTDSTVLRNLGVALGYSVVAYDACLRGIGKLELNAAAVDADIDACWEILAEPVQTVMRRYGLPQPYEQLKALTRGRGITEEALREFIGGLELPADAKNYLLELTPRSYLGVAVQLAQAI, from the coding sequence ATGCACATAGCCGATACCCTGAGCACTCTGAATGCCTTGTCGCCATTGGACGGGCGTTATGGCAGCCGTACCGCCCCCTTGCGTGGCCTGTTGTCCGAAGCCGCATTTATGTGGCATCGCGTGGAGGTCGAAGTGGCCTGGTTGATCGGCCTGTCCGACGCGGGTCTACCTGAACTGCCTGCTTTCTCCGCCCAAGCCCGCGAGGTGCTCAAGAGCCTGGTGCAGAACTTCTCGGAAGACGATGCCGCCCGTATCAAGGCCATCGAGCGCACCACCAACCACGACGTGAAAGCCGTGGAATACTGGCTGAAAGAAAAAGTGGCCGACCACGCCGAGCTGTCCGCAGCGGCTGAATTCATCCACTTCTCCTGCACCTCTGAAGACATCAACAACACTTCGCACGCCCTGATGCTGACGCGTGCTCGCGAGCAGGTCATCCTGCCCCAGCTGCAAGAAGTGTGCGATGCCATCAAGGCCCAGGCCCGTCTGCATGCCGAGCAGCCTTTGCTCTCGCGCACCCACGGTCAGCCTGCCAGCCCCAGCACCATGGGCAAAGAGTTCGCCAACGTGGCAGCCCGTTTGCAAAACGCCATTAGCGCCATCGCCGCTGTTCAGCCTCTGGCTAAACTGAACGGTGCAACCGGTAACTACAATGCGCACTTCTCGGCTTACCCCGAAATTGACTGGCCAGCCTTCAGCAAGAAGGTGTTAAATGGTCTGGGTCTGACGCAAAACGTCTACACCATTCAGATCGAACCGCATGACTGGATGGCTGCCCTGTTTGACGCGATTGCCCGCGCCAACACCATTCTGCTGGACTTCAACCGTGACGTTTGGGGCTACATCTCCCTGGGTTACTTCAAGCAGCGCCTGAAAGAAGGCGAGATCGGTTCGTCCACCATGCCGCACAAGGTCAACCCGATTGACTTTGAAAACTCGGAAGGCAATCTGGGTCTGGCCAACGCCATGCTGCGTCACCTGTCCGAGAAGCTGCCTATCTCCCGCTGGCAGCGTGACCTGACTGACTCGACCGTGCTGCGTAACCTGGGCGTGGCCCTGGGCTACAGCGTGGTGGCCTATGACGCCTGCCTGCGTGGCATCGGCAAGCTGGAATTGAACGCGGCCGCCGTGGATGCGGATATTGATGCTTGCTGGGAAATCCTGGCCGAGCCCGTGCAAACCGTGATGCGCCGCTATGGTTTGCCCCAGCCTTACGAACAACTCAAAGCCCTGACCCGTGGTCGTGGCATTACCGAAGAAGCGTTGCGC